Proteins encoded together in one Planctomyces sp. SH-PL14 window:
- the thrS gene encoding threonine--tRNA ligase: MPNVQLPDGTVKSYPAGSSALDVARSISERLAKATIAAQVDGTTVDAMRPLEDLSASDPIPLKLMTDKDPAALGVLRHSCAHIMARAVMRLYEGVGLAFGPTTGNGFYYDFDLKQKISEEDFPRIEQEMANIIAEGEAFERFSLSRADAVKLCQDLKQDLKVEHVSTGLADHSTLSFYRQGEFVDLCRGPHIPDASKVKAFKLVSVAGSYWKGDAANKQLQRLYGTAFFDKKDQETYLNQIEEAKRRDHRVLGKQHGLFTISNDVGQGLCLWLPKGATIRATLEEFIKAELLRRGYEPVYSPHIGRVEMYETSGHFPYYRESQFPPLFGHPAGQTVDHWKTRLGEDKLSPEDETKLKQSCNVCGCEFHDYPASGSKEDRLAYLSKWEKQQERYLLKPMNCPHHVQMYKAQPRSYRDLPVRLAEFGTVYRHEQSGELNGMLRVRGLTQDDAHLFCTPEQVEQEFKDTLGLVKYVLSAVGLTDYRVQLSSRDPNSDKYVGSPELWNRAEETLRKVLQETGLPFTECQGEAAFYGPKTDFMVRDAIGREWQLGTVQLDYNLPERFQLEYVGADNTTHRPVMIHRAPFGSMERFCGMLIEHFAAAFPLWLAPEQIRILGLNDDILPYCQEIQAKFRAAGFRVSIDTQSANVKKKIRDAQLDLVPYMLVVGAKDKEQGGVSVRDRIDGDKGFMTTEAALAKLVEERDNRVIRQVQKSTLPATGSDSAEGNEY, from the coding sequence ATGCCCAACGTTCAGCTTCCCGATGGCACCGTCAAATCGTATCCGGCGGGCTCCTCGGCTCTTGATGTCGCCCGCTCCATTTCCGAACGGCTCGCCAAGGCGACCATCGCCGCCCAGGTCGACGGCACCACCGTCGACGCCATGCGGCCCCTCGAAGACCTCAGCGCCTCCGATCCGATCCCGCTCAAACTGATGACCGACAAGGACCCGGCGGCCCTCGGCGTCCTGCGGCACTCCTGCGCCCACATCATGGCCCGGGCGGTCATGCGGCTTTACGAAGGGGTTGGCCTGGCCTTCGGCCCGACCACCGGCAACGGCTTCTATTACGACTTCGACCTGAAGCAGAAAATCAGCGAAGAAGACTTTCCCCGGATCGAACAGGAGATGGCGAACATCATCGCCGAAGGGGAAGCCTTCGAGCGGTTTTCGCTCTCCAGGGCCGATGCCGTCAAGCTTTGCCAGGACCTGAAGCAGGACCTGAAGGTCGAGCACGTCTCAACCGGCCTGGCCGACCATTCGACCCTGAGCTTCTACCGCCAGGGGGAATTCGTCGACCTCTGCCGCGGCCCGCACATTCCGGACGCCAGCAAGGTCAAGGCCTTCAAGCTCGTCAGCGTCGCCGGCTCCTACTGGAAGGGGGACGCCGCCAACAAGCAGCTCCAGCGGCTCTACGGGACTGCGTTCTTCGACAAGAAGGACCAGGAGACCTACCTCAACCAGATCGAGGAAGCCAAGCGCCGCGACCACCGCGTCCTCGGCAAACAGCACGGCCTCTTTACCATCTCCAACGACGTCGGTCAGGGACTCTGCCTGTGGCTCCCCAAGGGGGCGACCATCCGCGCCACCCTCGAAGAGTTCATCAAGGCGGAGCTCCTTCGCCGCGGGTATGAGCCGGTCTACTCGCCCCACATCGGCCGGGTCGAGATGTACGAGACCAGCGGCCACTTCCCGTACTACCGCGAGTCCCAGTTCCCGCCGCTGTTCGGCCACCCCGCCGGCCAGACCGTCGACCACTGGAAGACCCGCCTCGGCGAAGACAAGCTGTCCCCGGAAGACGAAACCAAGCTCAAGCAGTCGTGCAACGTCTGCGGCTGCGAGTTCCACGACTACCCGGCCAGTGGTTCCAAGGAAGACCGCCTCGCTTATCTCTCGAAGTGGGAGAAGCAGCAGGAGCGGTACCTCCTGAAGCCGATGAACTGCCCGCACCACGTGCAGATGTACAAGGCCCAGCCGCGGAGCTACCGCGACCTGCCGGTCCGGCTGGCGGAGTTCGGGACTGTCTATCGCCACGAGCAGTCGGGCGAACTGAACGGGATGCTCCGCGTCCGCGGCCTGACCCAGGACGACGCGCACCTCTTCTGCACCCCCGAGCAGGTCGAGCAGGAGTTCAAGGACACCCTCGGCCTCGTGAAGTACGTCCTCTCGGCGGTCGGTCTGACCGACTACCGGGTCCAGCTCTCCTCCCGCGATCCGAACTCCGACAAGTACGTCGGTTCGCCCGAGCTCTGGAACCGTGCCGAGGAGACCCTCCGCAAGGTCCTCCAGGAGACCGGCCTGCCGTTCACCGAGTGCCAGGGAGAGGCGGCGTTCTACGGCCCCAAGACCGACTTCATGGTCCGGGACGCGATCGGCCGCGAGTGGCAGCTCGGGACCGTGCAGCTCGACTACAACCTGCCGGAGCGGTTCCAGCTGGAGTACGTCGGAGCGGACAACACCACCCACCGGCCGGTCATGATCCACCGGGCCCCGTTCGGCTCGATGGAGCGGTTCTGCGGAATGCTGATCGAGCACTTCGCGGCGGCCTTCCCGCTGTGGCTTGCGCCGGAGCAGATCCGGATCCTCGGCCTCAACGACGACATCCTGCCGTACTGCCAGGAGATCCAGGCGAAGTTCCGGGCGGCCGGCTTCCGGGTCTCGATCGATACCCAGAGCGCGAACGTCAAAAAGAAGATCCGCGACGCCCAGCTCGACCTCGTCCCCTACATGCTCGTCGTGGGAGCGAAGGACAAGGAGCAGGGGGGAGTGTCGGTCCGCGACCGGATCGACGGCGACAAGGGCTTCATGACCACCGAAGCCGCGCTCGCCAAGCTCGTTGAGGAACGGGACAACCGCGTCATCCGCCAGGTCCAGAAGAGCACTCTCCCGGCGACCGGCAGCGATTCGGCCGAGGGGAATGAGTACTAG
- a CDS encoding DUF1559 domain-containing protein, whose product MRSVFRFLRTRGPALAVIVLGLITIGLWLFESRHEPDGLRPTSLNNLRFAALASLQYATSNSDFLPPGGRALDDAPRWSWQVQLLPYMDQERLYDRMDLDLPWDSERNRPWTSYPVSFWLNPEQRDPDSLGGIAITHQTANSRVFGPRRSASLAENSQSDGAAQTLMLGEIGAAFPPWAKPGNVRDPARGIGGGPEQWGRGDGSGCHVMFLGGNGRYLSPRIAPEVLELLADPNNGVPDENEF is encoded by the coding sequence GTGCGGTCGGTCTTTCGATTCCTCCGGACACGGGGGCCGGCGTTGGCGGTGATTGTCCTGGGGCTGATCACGATCGGCCTCTGGCTTTTCGAATCTCGCCACGAGCCGGACGGACTTCGTCCGACATCTCTGAACAATCTCCGGTTTGCGGCGCTCGCCTCTCTGCAGTACGCCACCAGCAATAGCGACTTTCTTCCGCCCGGCGGTCGAGCTTTGGATGACGCGCCGCGCTGGAGCTGGCAGGTTCAACTCCTTCCGTACATGGACCAGGAACGCCTGTACGACCGCATGGATCTCGACTTGCCCTGGGACTCGGAGCGGAATCGGCCGTGGACTTCCTATCCGGTCTCGTTCTGGCTCAACCCGGAGCAACGAGATCCGGACTCCCTCGGCGGCATCGCGATCACGCATCAAACGGCAAACTCGCGGGTCTTCGGTCCCCGCAGAAGTGCATCCCTCGCTGAGAATTCTCAATCGGACGGCGCGGCCCAGACTCTGATGCTGGGGGAAATCGGCGCCGCGTTTCCGCCGTGGGCGAAGCCGGGGAACGTGCGGGATCCGGCGCGGGGGATCGGCGGTGGGCCGGAGCAATGGGGGCGGGGGGATGGATCGGGATGCCATGTGATGTTCCTCGGCGGGAACGGTCGCTACCTCAGCCCCAGGATCGCGCCGGAGGTTTTGGAGCTTCTGGCCGATCCGAACAATGGCGTGCCGGACGAGAACGAGTTCTGA
- a CDS encoding efflux RND transporter periplasmic adaptor subunit, whose translation MASSRPCRIPVIELVTGLSVVVFGSTVPTAPPAPIAPGQTTRPGGDPWTSCLELVAIALRAHDAILWQAEAGDRFRVQAQFGLGGQAVETLQGTWPGHDDLLRGILAARAPRVVEARFEPAGNGAPPQQLRILALPILAMGTEPRILEVFLPGTRQDLSDEQALSLAAALIESHVPSGSAPAKADAGAVVAPSASGREQLAEFALHAHRSLEVGRTAYAIVAEAQRLLQADRVSLLQVRGRRVRTLAVSGVDQPDPRAAAVRQLEEIGRACRPLERIEAIPAPAGTPSDPLRTRLTELGQAMGTTRMAVAPLRSEAGPIGLLIVEDRAASKPADWSVLPGVQVVSTSALSHAMAHSEQPLHGLSRLIRSLGVTRTWLRLVGRLLLLGGLAAGGTYLAVQPATLHVTGRGSIVPRDRREVYAPVAGIVQEVRTRHGESVQSGQPVVVLRSPNLEFEMTRVQGELQTAEQQIADIAALRTDPNRPQNQSSDAELAAREEELKTVRESLIRQRTLLEGQQRTLTVPAPIAGQVLTWDVEQTLDERPVERGQRLLTVGDPAGPWIVEIRIPDSQMGYLQGARKSAEGQPLRATFSVTTDLDHQIPAQVEAVADLVDDDPQQGPTVLTTLSFDRTALRDLRPGATAVARIDCGQRSLGYVWFHRLIETVKTWWAF comes from the coding sequence GTGGCTTCGTCGCGGCCGTGCCGCATTCCGGTCATCGAACTCGTCACTGGGCTCTCCGTCGTGGTCTTCGGATCGACCGTTCCCACCGCCCCCCCCGCCCCCATCGCGCCAGGACAGACCACCCGCCCCGGCGGCGATCCGTGGACGAGCTGCCTGGAGCTGGTCGCAATCGCCCTCCGGGCGCACGACGCCATTCTCTGGCAGGCCGAGGCCGGCGACCGCTTTCGAGTCCAGGCGCAGTTCGGACTCGGCGGCCAGGCGGTGGAAACGCTTCAGGGAACCTGGCCGGGACACGACGACCTCCTGCGGGGAATCCTCGCGGCGCGAGCCCCCCGCGTCGTCGAAGCCCGCTTCGAGCCCGCCGGCAACGGCGCTCCCCCGCAACAGCTCCGCATCCTGGCCCTCCCGATCCTGGCCATGGGGACGGAGCCGCGGATCCTGGAAGTGTTCCTTCCCGGCACCCGGCAGGACCTCTCCGACGAGCAGGCGCTCTCCTTGGCGGCGGCCCTGATCGAAAGCCACGTCCCCTCCGGCTCGGCGCCGGCGAAGGCTGACGCCGGCGCGGTCGTGGCTCCCTCCGCGTCCGGCCGGGAACAGCTCGCCGAGTTTGCCCTCCACGCCCATCGCTCTCTCGAAGTCGGCCGCACGGCGTACGCCATCGTGGCGGAGGCCCAGCGACTCCTTCAGGCAGACCGCGTCTCTCTGCTTCAGGTCCGGGGCCGCCGCGTCCGGACTCTGGCGGTCAGCGGGGTCGACCAGCCCGATCCTCGCGCGGCGGCAGTCCGGCAGCTCGAGGAGATTGGCCGCGCCTGCCGGCCCCTCGAGCGCATCGAAGCGATCCCCGCGCCGGCCGGAACCCCTTCCGACCCGTTGCGGACCCGGCTGACGGAACTCGGCCAGGCGATGGGGACGACGCGGATGGCGGTCGCTCCCCTCCGGTCCGAAGCCGGCCCGATCGGCCTGCTGATCGTCGAGGACCGGGCCGCCTCAAAGCCCGCCGACTGGTCGGTCCTCCCCGGCGTTCAGGTCGTCAGCACGTCGGCCCTCTCGCACGCCATGGCCCACAGCGAACAGCCGCTCCACGGCCTGAGCCGGCTCATCCGGTCGCTCGGCGTCACGCGGACCTGGCTCCGCCTCGTCGGCCGTCTGCTGCTCCTCGGGGGGCTCGCGGCGGGAGGAACGTATCTGGCGGTCCAGCCGGCGACGCTCCACGTCACGGGGCGGGGATCGATCGTCCCCCGCGACCGCCGCGAGGTCTACGCCCCGGTCGCGGGGATCGTCCAGGAAGTTCGCACCCGGCACGGCGAAAGCGTCCAGTCCGGTCAGCCGGTCGTCGTGCTTCGGAGTCCGAACCTGGAATTCGAAATGACCCGCGTCCAGGGAGAGCTGCAGACCGCGGAGCAGCAGATCGCCGATATCGCGGCGCTCCGGACCGACCCCAACCGGCCGCAGAACCAGTCGAGCGACGCCGAACTGGCCGCCCGCGAGGAAGAACTCAAGACCGTCCGCGAAAGCCTGATCCGCCAACGGACCCTCCTCGAAGGACAACAGCGGACCCTGACCGTCCCCGCCCCGATTGCCGGCCAGGTCCTGACCTGGGACGTCGAGCAGACGCTCGACGAGCGCCCCGTCGAGCGCGGCCAGCGGCTCCTCACGGTCGGCGACCCGGCCGGCCCGTGGATCGTCGAGATCCGGATTCCCGACAGCCAGATGGGATACCTGCAGGGGGCGAGAAAGAGCGCCGAAGGACAGCCGCTCCGCGCCACGTTCAGCGTGACGACCGATCTCGATCATCAGATTCCCGCCCAGGTCGAAGCGGTGGCCGATCTCGTGGACGACGATCCGCAGCAGGGCCCGACGGTCCTGACGACGTTGAGCTTCGACCGCACGGCGCTTCGCGACCTCCGCCCGGGAGCGACCGCCGTCGCCCGCATCGACTGCGGCCAGCGGTCCCTCGGCTACGTCTGGTTCCACCGCCTGATCGAGACCGTCAAGACGTGGTGGGCGTTTTGA
- a CDS encoding DUF1559 domain-containing protein translates to MYAYPVRPTILPEHLRLGSITALALIALLICLHGLWRSRDRWPWLLAALLGTAFVLFDRWHRYPRYPELPQDTFLREGIAWTNFLSCYLLAGASLVHVRRNPRSKRGIVGTWSVVGPILLLWMAGHVSPRSLGYFWTCRNQMKVIGIATHIYAEIHEGRLFPTRLVAENDIERSWRVELLPFLEASALRERYRDDATWDSDENASVTNEGKTPYRCPANERPIDARGRVWTAYLAATGSRTVFGKDGLDRWRLGSAPDGMSNTAMIVEACGQNVVWTEPRDVDVDIVPVGINLPSAHLGRSEGILSATHPGGPNVLMVDSSVKNLTSKTDPAVLRAILTVDGNEKRPFD, encoded by the coding sequence ATGTACGCCTATCCGGTCCGCCCCACGATCCTCCCCGAGCACCTGCGGCTGGGATCGATCACGGCTCTGGCTCTGATCGCACTCCTGATCTGCCTGCATGGCCTGTGGCGCAGCCGCGACCGTTGGCCCTGGCTTCTGGCCGCGCTGCTGGGAACGGCGTTCGTGCTCTTCGACCGGTGGCACCGATATCCCCGCTATCCGGAGTTGCCGCAGGACACGTTCCTTCGAGAAGGGATCGCCTGGACGAACTTCCTCAGCTGCTATCTCCTCGCGGGCGCGTCGCTCGTCCACGTTCGCCGGAATCCTCGCTCAAAGAGGGGCATCGTGGGAACGTGGAGCGTTGTCGGACCGATCCTTCTCCTCTGGATGGCAGGCCACGTCTCCCCCCGATCGCTGGGCTACTTTTGGACCTGTCGCAATCAGATGAAAGTGATCGGGATCGCCACGCATATCTACGCCGAGATCCATGAGGGACGGCTCTTCCCAACGCGACTTGTCGCGGAGAACGACATCGAACGAAGCTGGAGAGTCGAATTGCTTCCGTTTCTTGAAGCGTCTGCCCTTCGTGAACGCTACCGCGACGACGCGACGTGGGATTCGGACGAGAACGCTTCCGTCACGAACGAGGGAAAGACTCCTTATCGCTGTCCCGCGAATGAGCGGCCGATCGACGCCCGCGGTCGTGTCTGGACAGCCTATCTGGCCGCCACGGGCTCTCGCACTGTCTTTGGAAAGGACGGTCTCGATCGCTGGCGTTTGGGCAGTGCTCCGGATGGAATGTCGAACACCGCCATGATCGTCGAAGCCTGTGGGCAGAACGTCGTCTGGACGGAACCACGGGACGTCGATGTCGACATCGTTCCAGTTGGAATCAACCTCCCGAGCGCACACCTTGGACGCTCCGAAGGGATCCTCTCGGCCACCCATCCCGGGGGGCCAAACGTCCTGATGGTCGACTCCAGTGTCAAGAACTTGACCTCGAAAACCGACCCCGCCGTTCTCCGGGCGATCCTGACCGTCGACGGAAACGAAAAGAGACCGTTCGACTGA
- the dnaJ gene encoding molecular chaperone DnaJ → MPTQRDFYEVLGVEKSASADEIKKAYKKLALKNHPDRNPGDEEAIERFKEAAAAYEVLSDDDKRARYDRFGHAGVNGGGFGGGAGHGDVQDIFEAFSDIFSGFGFSGGTGRRGGRRGGPARGADVRVAVTLDFRSAALGCEREVSINRKKSCTRCSGSGCEPGTSPTQCDYCGGQGQVVQAQGFFRVQTTCPACRGAGHIIRHKCNTCYGSGREDHRVTLNVKIPAGVDSGVQLCLQGEGEAGPNNGPNGDLYVDITVKDHPVFRREGMHLLCRVPITYTQAALGTKIEIPLLEGRDELDIPAGTPPGEVFRLRGKGIPDPRDPRGRKGDLHVEIELIVPKKLSEEHEGLLRKLAEVEKTQVTPHQKTWYEKLKDLFKGEAEEAQ, encoded by the coding sequence ATGCCGACGCAGCGCGATTTTTATGAGGTCCTCGGGGTGGAGAAATCCGCCTCCGCCGACGAGATCAAAAAGGCTTACAAGAAGCTCGCTCTCAAGAACCATCCGGACCGCAATCCCGGAGACGAAGAGGCGATCGAACGGTTCAAGGAAGCCGCGGCCGCATACGAAGTCCTCAGCGACGACGACAAGCGGGCCCGCTACGACCGCTTCGGCCACGCCGGAGTCAACGGCGGCGGATTCGGCGGAGGGGCCGGGCACGGGGATGTCCAGGACATCTTCGAAGCCTTCAGCGACATCTTCTCCGGCTTCGGGTTCTCCGGCGGCACCGGCCGTCGGGGAGGACGCCGCGGCGGTCCGGCCCGCGGGGCGGACGTGCGCGTCGCCGTGACGCTCGACTTCCGGTCGGCGGCGCTCGGCTGCGAGCGCGAAGTCTCGATCAACCGCAAGAAGTCCTGCACCCGCTGCTCCGGCTCCGGCTGCGAGCCGGGAACGAGCCCGACGCAGTGCGACTACTGCGGCGGCCAGGGACAGGTGGTGCAGGCCCAGGGGTTCTTCCGGGTCCAGACGACCTGCCCGGCGTGCCGCGGCGCCGGCCACATCATCCGGCACAAGTGCAACACCTGCTACGGCTCAGGGCGCGAAGACCATCGCGTCACCCTGAACGTCAAGATCCCCGCCGGCGTCGACTCCGGCGTGCAGCTCTGTCTGCAGGGCGAAGGGGAAGCGGGACCGAACAACGGCCCCAACGGTGACCTCTACGTCGACATCACGGTCAAGGACCATCCGGTCTTCCGCCGCGAGGGGATGCACCTGCTCTGCCGCGTGCCGATCACCTACACGCAGGCGGCCCTCGGCACGAAGATCGAGATTCCACTTCTCGAAGGGCGGGACGAACTTGATATCCCCGCCGGAACGCCGCCGGGCGAAGTCTTCCGTCTCCGCGGCAAGGGGATTCCCGATCCGCGCGATCCCCGGGGTCGCAAGGGGGACCTGCATGTCGAGATCGAGCTGATCGTCCCGAAGAAGCTCAGCGAAGAGCACGAAGGGCTGCTGCGAAAGCTGGCCGAGGTCGAGAAGACGCAGGTCACGCCGCACCAGAAGACCTGGTACGAGAAGCTCAAGGACCTCTTCAAGGGCGAAGCGGAAGAGGCTCAGTAG
- a CDS encoding Mrp/NBP35 family ATP-binding protein, whose amino-acid sequence MRRSAFRLNPFRLPPRPPRIPRQHRPWTRFWETLVVATRNRHTPHFDLATRVRNTPMSLENDIRSAIARLPDPEIGRSLGDLEMIKGIASADGKTTVTIELPTPAYPGRERLETAIRAATKSIPAAGDVNVAFTSVVKGKNTGGTIGLRVKNVIAVGSGKGGVGKSTVAATLAFGLKHFGAKVGLMDADVYGPSIPHLTGATGTPAVRQIPLADGRVMERIEPIEVDGMPIMSMGFMVREDQAVIWRGPMLHKALTQFLQQTEWGELDYLIIDMPPGTGDVALTLSQMVGLAGAVVVCTPQKVALLDAMKAITMFNTVKIPLLGMVENMTGEIFGRGGAKAKGEEMGVPFLGEIPSDPIIRIRGDEGQIASLFEDDNPARGPLLNMAQNVAMRIAKSLLETPSLPTLEIL is encoded by the coding sequence TTGCGCCGCTCGGCCTTCCGCCTGAACCCCTTCCGCCTCCCTCCCAGGCCCCCTCGCATCCCCCGCCAGCATCGCCCCTGGACCCGGTTCTGGGAGACGCTGGTCGTCGCCACGCGAAACCGTCACACTCCCCACTTTGATCTCGCCACCCGCGTCCGCAATACGCCAATGTCCCTCGAAAACGACATCCGCTCCGCCATCGCCCGACTCCCCGATCCCGAAATCGGCCGCTCACTCGGCGACCTGGAGATGATCAAAGGAATCGCCTCCGCCGACGGCAAAACCACCGTCACCATCGAACTCCCCACCCCCGCCTACCCCGGACGCGAACGGCTCGAAACCGCCATCCGCGCCGCCACCAAGTCCATCCCCGCCGCCGGTGACGTCAACGTCGCCTTCACCAGCGTCGTCAAAGGCAAAAACACCGGCGGCACCATCGGCCTCCGGGTGAAGAACGTCATCGCCGTCGGCAGCGGCAAGGGAGGCGTCGGCAAATCCACCGTCGCCGCCACCCTCGCCTTCGGCCTCAAACACTTCGGCGCCAAAGTCGGCCTCATGGACGCCGACGTCTACGGCCCCAGCATCCCCCACCTCACCGGAGCCACCGGCACACCCGCCGTCCGCCAGATCCCCCTCGCCGACGGCCGCGTCATGGAACGCATCGAGCCGATCGAAGTCGACGGCATGCCGATCATGTCCATGGGCTTCATGGTCCGCGAAGACCAGGCGGTCATCTGGCGCGGCCCCATGCTCCACAAAGCCCTCACCCAGTTCCTCCAGCAGACCGAGTGGGGCGAACTCGACTACCTCATCATCGACATGCCCCCCGGCACCGGCGACGTCGCCCTGACCCTCTCGCAGATGGTCGGACTCGCCGGCGCGGTCGTCGTCTGCACCCCGCAGAAGGTGGCGCTGCTCGACGCCATGAAGGCGATCACGATGTTCAACACCGTCAAGATCCCGCTCTTGGGGATGGTGGAGAACATGACCGGCGAAATCTTCGGCCGCGGCGGCGCCAAGGCGAAGGGGGAGGAAATGGGAGTGCCGTTCCTCGGCGAAATCCCGTCCGACCCGATCATCCGCATCCGCGGCGACGAAGGTCAGATCGCCTCCCTCTTCGAAGACGACAATCCAGCCCGCGGCCCGCTGCTGAACATGGCGCAGAACGTCGCCATGCGGATCGCCAAGTCGCTCCTCGAAACCCCGAGCCTGCCGACGCTCGAGATCCTCTAG
- a CDS encoding DUF6580 family putative transport protein — protein MHRNRLTIALSLVLLLLSMRLAPAILMQLMGPSFHMIRFPYLWNFTPLFAVCLYGGAVLRPRWMGFAIPLVAQVLGDIVFGLMSGEVWQAFSMSTLVNYILVGFAVVVGTTLQPRPALGRLFGTGAGVAIGHFLVSNLAVWGLTKWYPHSLEGLAECFAQALPFFPTTVISTLFFSYLLFYSFVPDHEAAPAPEAESFV, from the coding sequence ATGCACCGTAATCGGCTGACCATCGCCCTCTCCCTCGTCCTGCTGCTCCTCTCGATGCGGCTCGCCCCGGCGATCCTGATGCAGCTGATGGGTCCGTCGTTCCACATGATCCGGTTTCCGTACCTGTGGAACTTCACGCCGCTCTTCGCGGTCTGCCTGTACGGCGGCGCGGTCCTGCGTCCCCGCTGGATGGGGTTCGCCATTCCGCTGGTCGCCCAGGTGCTGGGGGACATCGTCTTCGGCCTGATGAGCGGAGAAGTCTGGCAGGCGTTCAGCATGTCGACCCTCGTCAACTACATCCTGGTCGGGTTCGCGGTCGTCGTCGGCACGACGCTCCAGCCGCGGCCGGCTCTCGGACGGCTGTTCGGAACCGGCGCCGGCGTGGCGATCGGACACTTCCTCGTCAGCAACCTGGCGGTGTGGGGCCTGACGAAGTGGTATCCGCACTCGCTCGAAGGGCTGGCGGAGTGCTTCGCCCAGGCGCTGCCGTTCTTCCCGACGACGGTCATCAGCACGCTGTTCTTCAGCTACCTGCTGTTCTACTCCTTCGTGCCGGATCACGAAGCGGCCCCCGCGCCGGAAGCCGAGTCGTTCGTCTGA
- a CDS encoding branched-chain amino acid aminotransferase, with product MTRLLNVLVRDEAGFIVSAELVLVASIAVLGLVVGLSEVSLNVNNELEDVGSAFASIDQGYCVEGLSGHKGKSKGSHFQDCQDFCAGQYDVQ from the coding sequence ATGACTCGCCTCCTCAACGTTCTTGTTCGCGACGAAGCCGGTTTCATCGTTTCGGCTGAACTGGTCCTGGTCGCTTCGATCGCCGTCCTCGGACTGGTTGTCGGCCTGAGCGAAGTCTCCCTCAACGTGAACAACGAACTCGAAGACGTCGGTTCGGCCTTCGCCTCGATCGACCAGGGCTACTGCGTCGAAGGGCTCAGCGGCCACAAGGGGAAGAGCAAGGGAAGCCACTTCCAGGATTGCCAGGACTTCTGTGCCGGCCAGTACGACGTTCAGTAG
- a CDS encoding branched-chain amino acid aminotransferase, with amino-acid sequence MTRLLNALVRDEAGFIVSAELVLVASIAVLGLVVGLSEVSLNVNNELEDVGSAFASIDQGYCVEGLSGHKGKSKGSHFQDCQDFCAGQYDVQ; translated from the coding sequence ATGACTCGCCTCCTCAACGCTCTTGTTCGCGACGAAGCCGGTTTCATCGTTTCGGCTGAACTGGTCCTGGTCGCTTCGATCGCCGTCCTCGGACTGGTTGTCGGCCTGAGCGAAGTCTCCCTCAACGTGAACAACGAACTCGAAGACGTCGGTTCGGCCTTCGCCTCGATCGATCAGGGCTACTGCGTCGAAGGGCTGAGCGGCCACAAGGGGAAGAGCAAGGGAAGCCACTTCCAGGACTGCCAGGACTTCTGTGCCGGCCAGTACGACGTGCAGTAA
- a CDS encoding DUF1559 domain-containing protein, with the protein MYSYPPLFPLSSDVIQRIILIVVGVAIAAGISARVLRLPRGGLLWLLAFSVSVTLAGVFAVWDVSPALTFWTQLERWVGATAILTIFWLLTILPAQAIHGHVSVVEGLASVATLIGLVWWMIPTSVHPEEHARQNACSDHLRSAGIAIHLDAEAHDELLMQTTLSSDNEPPRTWRVELLPFLERQPLRKRYEDDQTWDAPANEPLAQTPRHPYYCPNNVIRTDDRNRSYTAFLACTGSSAFFPTPTAGAGRERRFDDIRDGISNTAMLVEACGQNVVWTEPRDLDVDTVPLGVNLPGVRRGESAGLLSSHDPSGAAAVLTGDGAVRRLSADTDPEVLKAMLTIDGGESVRFD; encoded by the coding sequence GTGTACTCCTACCCTCCCCTCTTCCCGCTCAGCTCCGACGTCATTCAGCGGATCATCCTGATCGTTGTCGGAGTGGCGATCGCGGCGGGGATCTCCGCCAGAGTCCTGCGTCTGCCGCGTGGCGGACTCCTCTGGCTCCTCGCGTTCTCGGTGAGCGTAACCCTTGCCGGGGTCTTCGCGGTCTGGGACGTGTCACCAGCGCTGACGTTCTGGACACAACTCGAACGCTGGGTCGGCGCGACCGCAATCCTGACGATTTTCTGGCTGTTGACGATCCTCCCCGCCCAGGCAATTCATGGCCACGTCTCCGTCGTTGAGGGACTGGCCAGCGTGGCAACGCTCATCGGTCTTGTCTGGTGGATGATTCCTACGTCGGTCCATCCAGAGGAACACGCTCGGCAGAATGCCTGCTCAGATCACCTTCGCTCCGCTGGCATTGCCATTCACCTTGATGCTGAGGCCCATGACGAGCTTCTCATGCAAACGACCCTAAGTTCGGACAACGAACCTCCCCGCACCTGGCGCGTCGAACTGCTCCCCTTCCTGGAACGGCAGCCCCTTCGAAAGCGGTACGAAGACGATCAGACATGGGACGCTCCGGCGAACGAGCCCCTTGCCCAGACACCCCGCCATCCGTACTACTGCCCGAACAACGTCATCCGCACCGACGACCGGAACCGGTCCTACACCGCATTCCTCGCTTGTACCGGGTCCTCGGCCTTCTTCCCGACACCGACCGCCGGAGCAGGGCGGGAGCGGCGTTTCGACGACATCCGCGACGGTATCTCGAACACGGCCATGCTGGTCGAAGCCTGCGGTCAGAATGTCGTCTGGACGGAGCCGCGGGACCTTGATGTCGACACCGTCCCGCTGGGCGTCAATCTCCCCGGAGTGCGGCGAGGGGAATCGGCCGGCCTCCTTTCGTCTCACGACCCGTCCGGCGCCGCCGCCGTTCTCACGGGTGACGGCGCGGTCCGGCGTCTGTCCGCCGACACCGATCCCGAAGTCCTCAAGGCCATGCTGACAATCGACGGAGGGGAATCGGTACGCTTCGACTGA